A portion of the Pleuronectes platessa chromosome 15, fPlePla1.1, whole genome shotgun sequence genome contains these proteins:
- the LOC128456949 gene encoding tripartite motif-containing protein 16-like, which translates to MAQQEILSCSICLDLLKDPVTTGCGHSYCKSCINTHWDKGEERGSYSCPQCRQIFTPRPVLEKNTMLADLVEELKKTGLQAAPADHCYAGPEDVACDFCTGRKLKALKSCLNCLASYCENHLQPHLQAAPFKKHKLVEPSEKLQENICSRHDEVMKMFCRTDQQCICYLCSVDEHKDHDTVSAAAERTERQRELGLRRQTIQQRVQDTEKDVKLLQQEEEALNGPADKAVEDSEEIFTEMIRLLEKRSSDVKQQIRSQQETEVSRVRELQERLEQEITELKRKDHELKQLSDTEDHNQFLHNYPSLSPLSGSTHSSSIRIRPLRNFEDVTAAVSRVRGRLQDILSETETEILQIVSQVDVLLPQPEPETRADFLRYSQEITLDPNTAETHLLLSEGNRKVTRMRKVQSYSDHPDRFTVRPQVLSRESLTGRCYWEVEVEVEVGGGGEVYVAVTYKNISRAGNSHECLFGYNDKSWSLSCYGNSYSFCYNSIHTPVSGPVSSRVGVYLDQGAGVLSFYSVSDTMTLLHRVQTTFTQPLYAGVCVYYGSTAEFCKLK; encoded by the coding sequence atggcgcagcaGGAAATACTCTCAtgttcgatctgtctggatctactgaaggatccggtgactactggctgtggacacagctactgtaagagctgtattaacacccactgggacaaaggggaggagagaggaagctacagctgtcctcagtgtagacagatcttcacaccgaggcctgtcctggagaaaaacaccatgttagctgatttagtggaggagctgaagaagactggactccaagctgctcctgctgatcactgctatgctggacctgaagatgtggcctgtgatttctgcactgggagaaaactgaaagctctcaagtcctgtttgaattgtttggcctCGTATTGTGAAAatcacctccagcctcatcttcaggcAGCTCCAtttaagaagcacaagctggtggagccctcggagaagctccaggagaacatctgctctcgtcacgacgaggtgatgaagatgttctgccgcactgatcagcagtgtatctgttatctctgctctgtggatgaacataaagaccacgacacagtgtcagctgcagcagaaaggactgagaggcagagagagctcgggctgaggagacaaaccatccagcagagagtccaggacacagagaaagacgtgaagctgcttcaacaggaggaggaggccctcaatggccctgctgataaagcagtggaggacagtgaggagatcttcactgagatgatccgtctgctggagaaaagaagctctgatgtgaagcagcagatcagatcccagcaggaaactgaagtgagtcgagtcagagagcttcaggagagactggagcaggagatcactgagctgaagaggaaagaccatgaactgaagcagctctcagacacagaggatcacaaccagtttctacacaactacccctcactgtcaccactcagtggatctacacactcatccagcatcaggatccgtcctctgaggaactttgaggacgtgacagcagctgtgtcccgggtcagaggtcgactacaggacattctgagtgagacagagacagagattttacagattgtgtctcaagtggatgttttactgccacaaccagagccagagaccagagctgacttcttaagatattcacaggaaatcacactggatccaaacacagcagaaacacatctgttattatctgagggaaacagaaaagtaacacgTATGAGAAAAGTTCAGTCTTATtctgatcacccagacagattcactgtcaggcctcaggtcctgagtagagagagtctgactggacgttgttactgggaggtggaggtggaggtggaagtgggggggggaggagaagtttatgtagcagtcacatacaagaatatcagcagagcaggaaactcacatgaatgtttatttggatacaatgataaatcttggtcattatCTTGTTATGGAAACAGTTATAGCTTTTGTTACAACAGCATCCacactccagtgtcaggtcctgtgtcctccagagtaggagtgtacctggatcagggtgcaggtgttctgtccttctacagcgtctctgacaccatgactctcctccacagagtccagaccacattcactcagcctctctatgctggagtttgtgtttattatggatccacagctgagttctgtaaactcaaatag